A single region of the Brassica rapa cultivar Chiifu-401-42 chromosome A03, CAAS_Brap_v3.01, whole genome shotgun sequence genome encodes:
- the LOC103857707 gene encoding glycine-rich protein DOT1 yields MANRNNILVLCFLIGLGLCSARRSLLTYSESEAEVASYGEKSSLSVGVGVGADVDVGIGLGGGGGGGGSGGGHGGGAGGGGGGGPGRGSGYGGGSGEGGGAGYGGGEAGGHGGGGGSGEGGGGGAGGAHGGGYGGGEGGGAGGGYGGGGAGGQGGGGGGGKGGGGGGGSGAGGAHGGGYGAGGGAGEGYGGGSGAGGHGGGGGGGGGSGGGGGYAAAGSGHGGGAGSGEGGGGY; encoded by the coding sequence ATGGCTAATCGTaacaatattttagttttatgtttCTTAATAGGTTTAGGGTTATGCTCTGCAAGAAGATCACTTCTCACCTACTCTGAATCCGAGGCTGAAGTCGCTTCCTATGGCGAGAAAAGTAGTTTGAGTGTTGGTGTTGGCGTTGGTGCTGATGTTGATGTTGGTATTGGtcttggtggtggtggaggcggAGGAGGATCTGGTGGTGGACATGGTGGTGGTGCTGGAGGAGGTGGCGGCGGTGGTCCTGGAAGAGGATCTGGTTATGGAGGTGGAAGCGGTGAAGGTGGTGGAGCTGGATACGGAGGTGGAGAAGCTGGTGGGCACGGTGGAGGTGGAGGAAGCGGAGAAGGCGGTGGTGGAGGAGCTGGCGGTGCACATGGAGGTGGATACGGGGGTGGAGAAGGCGGTGGTGCTGGAGGAGGATATGGAGGTGGAGGGGCAGGTGGACAAGGgggtggtggaggtggtggaaaaggaggcggtggaggaggaggttCTGGCGCCGGTGGAGCTCACGGTGGTGGTTACGGTGCCGGAGGTGGAGCTGGAGAGGGATACGGTGGTGGCAGTGGAGCTGGGGGacatggtggtggaggaggaggaggtggtggttcAGGAGGTGGGGGAGGTTATGCTGCAGCTGGATCTGGACATGGTGGCGGTGCTGGTAGCGGAGAAGGCGGTGGTGGATATTGA
- the LOC117132550 gene encoding uncharacterized protein LOC117132550 — MARTKQSAKRTRATCSTPPPQVQQQTSASYPWPREQEGELIDLDSPLLLDFNCEGWDKGTAARYNALLRVDMLPTRFCHTETLADLGIDEDVFETLHAIGIAPLCYTTHELYPDLVRQMLATATITYEDSDAPSYANCSFSFMADGEYCRLSLDKLNEIYEMAAEPKGVAVAKKFSPSNAFWDCIANGNFTAGKVYQSQIRNPALRVIAKIISNLLFAKELTSKVTNGELQTLYTGIEDEIRASGSGIPIQRVKTNPGFNFITMICERRQCLMHGSKKKDRSGSLLTPLFKHFGIDLTKYSVNKEVQYLDIRYLMACHIMRDEETYSFFDKAGTQLFTKLPHPEITRFSVFENIRFLPPPELLCTDPRAAVPDENMDDVEDITPEADPSYDLGELADVPMITLTDAGWWTRSERTTASCGGYSTSSLGDALEGATSASPRQIAHQDLTVPARNPWELVLLQKRFIARATGDPLTQPRAASPTESARTILYPLFYPSELVIFIFNVLCCVAFWLTSVSFPPGMVSIKSGGSTVC; from the coding sequence ATGGCAAGAACTAAGCAATCCGCCAAGCGAACGAGAGCCACGTGCAGCACGCCACCCCCGCAAGTGCAGCAACAAACGTCCGCCTCCTACCCATGGCCCCGCGAGCAAGAGGGTGAACTGATTGATCTCGACAGCCCATTGCTCCTGGACTTCAATTGCGAGGGGTGGGATAAGGGGACAGCAGCTCGTTACAACGCCCTCCTCCGAGTTGACATGCTACCCACTCGTTTCTGCCACACAGAAACTTTGGCTGATCTTGGGATCGACGAGGATGTATTCGAAACGCTGCACGCCATCGGGATTGCTCCTCTGTGCTACACAACGCACGAGCTCTATCCAGACCTTGTTCGCCAGATGCTCGCCACGGCCACGATCACCTACGAGGATTCCGACGCACCCTCCTACGCCAACTGCTCGTTCTCTTTCATGGCGGATGGAGAGTACTGTCGCTTGTCCCTCGACAAGCTCAATGAAATCTATGAGATGGCCGCTGAACCGAAGGGGGTAGCGGTGgcgaaaaagttctctccctctAACGCCTTTTGGGACTGCATTGCAAATGGGAACTTCACAGCAGGGAAGGTCTACCAGTCGCAGATTCGGAACCCCGCGCTTCGTGTCATCGCGAAGATCATCTCGAACCTCCTGTTCGCCAAGGAACTGACATCGAAGGTCACCAACGGGGAGCTGCAAACCCTGTACACTGGTATTGAGGATGAAATTCGCGCCTCTGGTTCCGGAATTCCCATTCAAAGGGTTAAGACGAATCCCGGTTTCAACTTCATCACCATGATATGCGAGCGGCGACAGTGCCTTATGCACGGCTCGAAGAAGAAAGACAGGAGCGGCAGCCTGCTCACACCGCTTTTCAAGCATTTCGGCATTGATCTCACCAAATACAGCGTCAACAAGGAGGTCCAGTACCTCGACATCAGGTACCTAATGGCGTGCCACATCATGCGAGATGAAGAGACCTACAGCTTTTTCGATAAAGCCGGTACTCAACTATTCACCAAACTGCCTCACCCCGAGATCACCAGGTTCAGTGTGTTTGAGAACATACGGTTTCTTCCTCCCCCCGAGCTCCTTTGCACTGATCCACGTGCTGCGGTCCCTGATGAAAACATGGATGATGTTGAGGACATCACCCCTGAAGCCGACCCATCGTACGACCTCGGAGAGCTCGCTGATGTACCGATGATCACGCTTACAGACGCTGGATGGTGGACTCGCAGCGAAAGAACAACAGCCTCATGCGGAGGATACTCCACCTCATCACTGGGGGATGCATTGGAGGGAGCGACCAGCGCCAGTCCACGACAGATCGCCCACCAAGATCTCACCGTCCCGGCAAGGAACCCATGGGAACTGGTCCTTCTTCAGAAGAGGTTCATCGCTCGCGCAACAGGCGATCCCTTGACCCAGCCGAGAGCGGCGAGTCCGACTGAGTCCGCAAGGACTATCCTCTATCCATTGTTCTATCCATCTGaacttgttatttttatttttaacgttTTATGCTGTGTTGCTTTTTGGCTGACCTCAGTTTCATTTCCACCAGGGATGGTGTCgattaagtctgggggaagcaCTGTGTGCTGA